From the genome of Virgibacillus proomii, one region includes:
- a CDS encoding anaerobic ribonucleoside triphosphate reductase, translating into MNLKAEPINKNDELMLAFHEIVSSSNQDLIQENANVDGRSPCGQMNKFANESAKFYAKTQLLSTEANQALKENYIHIHDLDYMPTGTATCCQIPLGKLLKKGFNTGHGYMRSPQTIMSAMALAAIIFQSNQNQQHGGQSFQAFDYDLAPFVRRTYKRRLNRLKSYKLPLTQAELEMLAWEETNKDCYQACEAFIHNLNSLHSRSGGQVPFTSINYGTDTSKEGRMIIKNLLLATQAGLGKGETPIFPIQIFKMKKGVNFYKTDPNYDLYQLALETTAKRLFPNFSFIDAPFNLEYYEEGKPDSEVAYMGCRTRIMANRHGKENSVGRGNLSFTSINLVKIALTSQTFEAFINKLDKYTDIVIRQLYDRFLFQSRKLVKDFTFLHGEGVWTGSSELNPNDTLEKVLKQGSLSVGFIGLAECLVALIGKHHGESEEAQKMGIEIVAFLRQKCDQACKQYDLNYSLIATPAEGLSGRFTKQDQKEFGIIKGVTDRGYYTNSFHIPVYYPICALDKIKKEAMYHPFTNAGHITYIEVDGDISKNLKAMDTIVKTMAECGIGYGSINHPVDRCKSCGYTGVIDNECPGCHTTEESEFDRIRRITGYLVGTMDKWNTAKAMEEHDRVKHL; encoded by the coding sequence AATGCAAATGTAGATGGACGATCTCCTTGTGGACAAATGAATAAATTTGCCAATGAAAGTGCTAAATTTTATGCGAAAACGCAATTGTTAAGTACTGAAGCAAATCAAGCACTAAAGGAGAATTACATTCATATTCATGATCTAGACTATATGCCAACAGGTACTGCAACATGTTGTCAAATACCATTAGGTAAGTTATTGAAAAAAGGTTTTAACACAGGCCACGGCTATATGCGCTCACCACAAACAATTATGAGTGCGATGGCATTAGCTGCGATTATTTTTCAAAGCAATCAGAATCAACAGCATGGAGGGCAAAGTTTTCAGGCGTTTGATTATGATTTAGCTCCATTTGTAAGACGAACATATAAACGGCGTTTGAACAGGTTGAAATCGTATAAACTTCCACTTACTCAAGCTGAGTTGGAAATGTTAGCATGGGAAGAAACAAACAAAGATTGTTATCAAGCATGTGAAGCATTTATTCATAACTTAAATAGTCTGCACTCCCGAAGTGGTGGTCAAGTTCCATTTACGTCGATTAATTACGGAACGGATACGAGTAAGGAAGGAAGAATGATTATAAAAAACCTTCTATTAGCTACACAGGCAGGATTAGGAAAAGGAGAAACGCCAATTTTTCCAATTCAAATTTTCAAAATGAAAAAAGGTGTTAACTTTTATAAAACAGATCCAAATTATGATTTATATCAATTAGCATTGGAAACAACTGCAAAACGTCTCTTTCCTAATTTCAGTTTTATCGATGCGCCGTTTAATTTGGAGTACTATGAAGAAGGAAAACCAGATTCTGAAGTAGCTTATATGGGCTGCCGTACTCGAATTATGGCTAATCGCCATGGTAAAGAAAACAGTGTAGGTCGCGGAAATTTATCGTTTACTAGTATTAATTTGGTAAAAATAGCACTAACATCACAAACTTTTGAAGCATTTATTAATAAATTAGATAAATATACGGATATCGTCATTCGTCAACTATATGATCGTTTCTTATTTCAATCACGTAAACTTGTGAAGGATTTCACTTTTTTACATGGTGAAGGAGTTTGGACGGGAAGTTCTGAGTTAAACCCAAATGACACATTAGAAAAGGTATTGAAGCAAGGCAGCTTAAGCGTTGGGTTTATCGGTTTAGCGGAATGTCTTGTTGCACTTATTGGTAAGCATCATGGCGAATCAGAGGAAGCACAGAAAATGGGAATAGAAATTGTGGCATTTTTACGACAAAAATGTGATCAGGCATGTAAACAATACGATTTAAACTATTCATTAATCGCTACTCCAGCTGAGGGATTAAGTGGAAGGTTCACCAAGCAAGATCAGAAAGAGTTCGGCATCATAAAAGGTGTCACGGATAGAGGTTATTATACGAACTCTTTCCATATTCCTGTTTATTATCCAATTTGTGCATTGGATAAAATAAAAAAAGAAGCAATGTATCATCCTTTTACGAATGCAGGGCATATTACGTATATTGAAGTTGATGGAGATATTAGTAAAAATTTAAAAGCAATGGATACCATTGTTAAAACAATGGCGGAATGTGGGATAGGTTATGGTAGTATTAATCACCCAGTTGATCGTTGTAAAAGCTGTGGTTATACTGGGGTGATTGATAATGAATGTCCAGGCTGTCACACGACGGAGGAATCAGAATTTGACAGAATACGTCGGATTACCGGCTATCTTGTTGGCACAATGGATAAATGGAATACGGCTAAGGCGATGGAAGAGCATGATCGGGTGAAACATTTATAA
- the nrdG gene encoding anaerobic ribonucleoside-triphosphate reductase activating protein encodes MSIYHDSVVDGEGLRTVIFFAGCPHFCKGCHNPKSWNIRNGKEMQIEEVVKEALNPLTDITLSGGDPFFQAKAASKIAKQLKEEHGKNIWAYTGWTIEQLLTIKDENQLELLRYVDVLVDGPFILAERDLTLSFRGSRNQRIIHMDEHRPI; translated from the coding sequence ATGTCCATCTATCATGATTCCGTTGTTGATGGAGAAGGACTACGCACGGTAATTTTTTTTGCAGGATGCCCCCATTTTTGCAAAGGATGCCACAATCCAAAATCATGGAATATAAGAAATGGAAAAGAAATGCAAATTGAGGAAGTTGTCAAAGAGGCTCTTAACCCATTAACGGATATTACATTAAGTGGTGGTGATCCTTTTTTCCAAGCGAAAGCAGCTTCTAAAATTGCGAAACAGCTTAAAGAGGAACATGGGAAAAACATCTGGGCTTACACAGGGTGGACGATTGAGCAACTGCTAACAATAAAAGACGAGAATCAATTGGAATTGCTAAGATATGTCGATGTATTAGTTGATGGCCCATTTATTTTAGCAGAACGAGATTTAACGTTGTCATTTCGCGGTAGCAGAAATCAGCGAATCATTCATATGGATGAACACCGTCCAATATAG
- a CDS encoding spore coat protein — MLQDKDIVNDYLNGLNASLKSYADYISQANNAQLRQTLINMRNNDEARQRKVYSFASQKGHYKPAMPADQQEIQQVKSELTAGQQ, encoded by the coding sequence TTGTTACAGGATAAAGATATTGTAAATGACTACTTAAACGGATTAAATGCCAGTTTAAAAAGCTATGCTGATTATATTAGTCAAGCGAATAATGCACAGCTTAGACAAACATTAATTAATATGAGAAATAATGATGAAGCTCGTCAGCGAAAGGTATATAGTTTTGCTTCCCAAAAAGGTCACTATAAGCCAGCAATGCCAGCTGATCAGCAAGAAATTCAGCAAGTGAAGTCAGAGCTGACAGCTGGTCAACAGTGA
- a CDS encoding DUF72 domain-containing protein, with protein MIYIGLTGWGDHYSLYPAQIKPKDKLAEYSSHFLVVEVDASFYAVQPVHNAEKWVSETPENFRFVVKAYQGMTGHRRREDDPFSTKAEMFRAFKESLKPYQQANKLAMVLFQFPPWFDCTKENVTYLRYCKKMMNDIPVALEFRNQSWFSERFRDSTLMFMKEEGWIHSVVDEPQAGEGSIPTILVATNDDLTLIRLHGRNVHGWNKPTSADTNWRDIRYLYKYNEKELLEWKTRLEKLKIESKDIIVLFNNNSGGDAAGNAKQLQELLGIEYDGLAPKQLDLF; from the coding sequence ATGATTTACATTGGACTGACTGGATGGGGAGATCATTATTCCTTATATCCTGCACAAATTAAACCGAAAGATAAATTAGCTGAATATAGCAGTCATTTTCTTGTTGTAGAAGTGGATGCCTCATTTTATGCTGTCCAGCCTGTTCATAATGCTGAAAAGTGGGTTTCAGAAACCCCGGAAAACTTTCGCTTTGTCGTAAAAGCATATCAAGGGATGACGGGGCATCGTCGGAGAGAAGATGACCCATTTTCAACAAAGGCAGAAATGTTTCGAGCATTTAAAGAGTCGTTAAAGCCATATCAACAAGCAAATAAACTGGCAATGGTTTTATTTCAATTTCCTCCATGGTTTGATTGTACTAAAGAGAATGTAACTTATTTACGGTATTGTAAAAAAATGATGAACGATATACCAGTTGCATTAGAGTTTAGAAATCAGTCTTGGTTTAGTGAACGTTTTCGAGACAGTACGTTAATGTTTATGAAGGAAGAAGGATGGATTCATTCGGTTGTGGATGAACCACAAGCTGGTGAAGGGTCAATCCCAACCATCCTGGTAGCAACAAACGATGACTTAACTTTGATTCGCCTGCATGGCAGGAATGTTCACGGTTGGAATAAACCAACCAGTGCTGACACGAATTGGCGTGATATACGCTATTTATATAAATACAATGAAAAGGAACTTTTAGAATGGAAAACACGACTGGAAAAGCTGAAAATAGAATCGAAGGATATTATTGTTTTGTTTAACAATAATTCCGGTGGTGACGCAGCAGGAAATGCAAAGCAATTACAAGAATTGTTAGGGATCGAATATGATGGTCTTGCTCCAAAGCAATTGGATCTGTTTTAA
- a CDS encoding carbohydrate ABC transporter permease — MKTKKNWFVTILLMVETLLIFFPLFLTITVALKTPKEMAGSLLSLPKEWRFQNFLDAIELTNFFQALSNSFIVTFFVVVLTVLTNSLVSYAIARNMHKRFFRGLFYYFVSAMFVPFPIIMLPLVRQTALLGMDNLVGLIFLYIVFQLSFNVFIYVGYIKSIPVALEEAAVMDGANSWRIFWKVIFPLLTPMNATVAILTTLYAWNDFMLPLVILTDSENATLPLVQYIFQTEFSTNYNLAFASYLLALLPMVIVYLIAQRWIISNVTRGEVK, encoded by the coding sequence ATGAAAACAAAGAAAAACTGGTTCGTTACGATATTATTAATGGTTGAGACGCTACTGATTTTTTTTCCGTTATTTTTAACGATCACGGTCGCGCTAAAAACACCTAAGGAAATGGCTGGTTCATTACTATCATTACCAAAAGAATGGCGGTTCCAAAACTTCCTAGATGCAATTGAATTGACTAATTTCTTCCAAGCACTATCAAATAGTTTTATCGTTACCTTTTTTGTAGTTGTATTAACGGTGTTAACCAATTCTCTTGTATCCTACGCTATTGCTAGAAATATGCATAAGCGATTTTTTAGAGGATTATTCTATTATTTTGTTAGTGCTATGTTTGTACCGTTTCCGATAATTATGCTCCCACTTGTCAGACAAACAGCACTATTAGGAATGGATAACTTGGTTGGACTCATCTTTTTATACATTGTGTTTCAATTGTCCTTTAATGTATTCATATATGTGGGCTACATTAAATCTATTCCAGTTGCACTGGAAGAAGCAGCTGTAATGGACGGGGCAAATTCATGGAGGATTTTTTGGAAAGTTATCTTCCCGCTTCTTACACCAATGAATGCGACAGTGGCAATCCTGACTACATTATATGCTTGGAACGACTTTATGCTACCACTAGTAATTTTAACAGACTCGGAAAATGCAACCTTGCCATTGGTTCAATATATTTTTCAAACTGAATTTAGCACCAATTATAACTTAGCATTTGCTTCTTATCTGCTCGCGCTCTTACCAATGGTAATTGTTTATCTGATAGCCCAGCGCTGGATTATTAGTAACGTCACACGTGGAGAGGTTAAATAA
- a CDS encoding ABC transporter substrate-binding protein: MKLVSSLVMSFTTAALLVGCSDSSTSENIVELELFSNKAENIATYESMIDQFEKDNPTIRIHLYAPPDAETLLRTRLVKNDMPDILAIAGNALYRELVSVDMLVDYKGEPMLETVQSAYLQTLSDLEGSESHGIHGVPFAANANTMIYNKAKLEELGGEIPNTWDEFIHLLEKAKEAGEIPIYFTFKDAWTTMPGLELTSREFTTKTIR; encoded by the coding sequence ATGAAACTTGTTTCTTCTCTAGTTATGTCGTTCACTACAGCTGCTTTACTTGTCGGCTGTAGTGATTCTTCTACTTCTGAAAACATTGTAGAACTAGAGCTATTTTCCAATAAAGCTGAAAATATAGCTACCTATGAATCGATGATTGATCAATTTGAAAAAGATAATCCTACTATCCGTATTCATTTATATGCCCCACCAGACGCAGAAACTTTGTTACGCACACGGCTTGTAAAGAATGATATGCCAGACATCCTAGCAATTGCCGGAAACGCTTTGTACCGGGAATTAGTAAGTGTTGATATGTTAGTAGATTATAAAGGGGAGCCTATGTTAGAGACTGTGCAATCTGCATATTTACAAACACTTTCTGATTTAGAAGGATCCGAGTCTCATGGGATACATGGTGTTCCATTTGCTGCTAATGCAAACACCATGATTTACAATAAAGCAAAACTCGAGGAACTTGGTGGGGAAATTCCAAATACTTGGGATGAATTCATTCATCTATTGGAGAAAGCGAAGGAAGCTGGAGAAATACCTATATACTTCACATTTAAAGATGCATGGACAACCATGCCCGGCTTGGAACTCACTAGCAGGGAATTTACAACCAAAACAATTCGCTGA